The following are encoded together in the Candidatus Methylomirabilis oxygeniifera genome:
- the nth gene encoding Endonuclease III (DNA-(apurinic or apyrimidinic site) lyase), whose amino-acid sequence MVTLRPAKGDIRTATPATAKKILTILEETYPDAHVTLDFENPFQLLIATILAAQCTDERVNQVTKGLFERYPTPKAFAEADPVELEEAIRSTGFYRNKARSIIGCCKKLVEEFGGQVPQTMEELITLSGVWRKTANIVLGNALGITAGIAVDTHVIRVANRLGLAQSDKPDEIEQQLCRIIPKEKWIPLTHLLVFHGRRICMARKPDCPRCPVRHLCPWPDKTL is encoded by the coding sequence ATGGTCACGTTGAGACCGGCAAAAGGCGATATTCGTACTGCCACCCCTGCCACCGCGAAAAAGATCCTCACCATTCTTGAGGAGACCTACCCCGATGCGCATGTGACGCTGGACTTCGAGAACCCGTTCCAATTGCTGATCGCCACGATCCTGGCGGCCCAGTGTACCGACGAGCGGGTGAATCAGGTCACGAAGGGGCTGTTCGAACGGTATCCGACACCGAAGGCGTTTGCTGAGGCCGATCCGGTCGAGTTGGAGGAGGCGATCCGATCGACGGGATTTTACCGCAACAAGGCCAGGAGCATCATCGGCTGCTGCAAGAAACTGGTCGAGGAGTTCGGCGGTCAGGTGCCGCAGACCATGGAGGAGCTCATCACGCTGTCAGGCGTCTGGCGCAAAACCGCCAACATCGTCCTGGGCAATGCCCTGGGCATCACTGCCGGGATCGCGGTGGACACTCATGTCATACGGGTAGCCAACCGTCTGGGCCTGGCACAAAGCGACAAGCCGGATGAGATCGAGCAACAGCTCTGCCGGATCATCCCTAAGGAAAAGTGGATCCCCTTGACTCACCTGCTCGTCTTCCACGGTCGGCGCATCTGCATGGCCAGGAAACCAGATTGCCCCCGCTGCCCCGTCCGCCACCTCTGCCCCTGGCCCGACAAAACTCTCTAA
- a CDS encoding exported protein of unknown function (Evidence 5 : No homology to any previously reported sequences) — protein MKRWPTFTPTLTILVAFTELSAAQERKAWEKPVEKPTQGKLPFVGKQQLMTGKVTQANPTTNTFTVMAKGQMVTFNGANLNALPRVGEIIEITYTQTSGGPMQATTINSTKSNTF, from the coding sequence ATGAAGCGATGGCCGACTTTCACTCCGACGCTTACGATCCTGGTGGCCTTCACGGAGTTGAGCGCTGCTCAGGAGAGGAAGGCCTGGGAGAAGCCAGTGGAGAAGCCGACACAAGGCAAGCTTCCTTTTGTCGGGAAGCAGCAGCTGATGACCGGCAAGGTGACACAGGCAAATCCAACGACCAACACCTTTACCGTCATGGCTAAGGGCCAAATGGTCACCTTCAACGGTGCAAACCTGAACGCTCTCCCCAGGGTTGGGGAGATTATAGAGATCACCTACACCCAGACCTCCGGCGGGCCCATGCAAGCGACGACCATCAATAGCACGAAAAGCAACACTTTCTAA
- a CDS encoding protein of unknown function (Evidence 5 : No homology to any previously reported sequences) has protein sequence MKQRHYLNESLRNNLSFGMGHNPGINREEAHKLRVSVHRERSDRWIVNTGIGDHEHLDNPPEFDDPRPHE, from the coding sequence TTGAAACAACGTCATTATCTGAACGAATCGCTTCGGAACAATTTGAGTTTTGGAATGGGTCATAATCCCGGAATTAACCGGGAGGAGGCCCATAAGCTGCGCGTTTCGGTCCATCGTGAACGCTCGGATCGCTGGATCGTGAACACCGGGATCGGTGATCATGAACACCTAGACAATCCCCCGGAATTCGACGACCCTCGTCCCCACGAGTAG
- a CDS encoding protein of unknown function (Evidence 5 : No homology to any previously reported sequences), whose translation MMTSLQGWVRSSLVEGAASRNTPITVAPDAEFYKAVSAEQIEEFSRRDNGLLIWGQRSSLTGAAYELSECLHRVLKPPQPLGRTELQAQPGLSTTVSLEVPVRNRWRL comes from the coding sequence ATGATGACGAGCTTACAAGGCTGGGTGCGATCGTCACTGGTGGAGGGGGCGGCCAGCCGGAACACTCCTATTACCGTCGCGCCGGATGCTGAATTCTACAAGGCAGTCTCAGCGGAGCAGATCGAGGAATTCTCGCGGCGAGACAACGGACTGCTAATCTGGGGCCAAAGGTCTTCCCTGACGGGCGCGGCCTACGAGCTTTCTGAGTGCCTCCATCGAGTCCTCAAGCCACCGCAACCGTTGGGCAGGACTGAGCTGCAGGCCCAGCCTGGCCTGTCGACGACGGTGTCCCTTGAAGTCCCAGTCCGGAACCGCTGGCGTCTTTGA
- a CDS encoding transposase (fragment) — MTAVLRRATLAGLNWAQVQTLTDDTVEARLYGAPTTPGATRPLPDYAYTHTERRKPGVTLELLHLEYLEQHPTGYRYTQFCELYRRWLAAIA; from the coding sequence GTGACCGCTGTCCTCCGCCGGGCCACCCTTGCCGGGCTGAACTGGGCGCAGGTCCAGACCCTGACCGATGACACCGTGGAGGCGCGGCTCTACGGCGCGCCGACCACCCCCGGAGCGACCCGCCCGCTCCCCGATTACGCCTACACCCATACCGAACGGCGCAAGCCCGGGGTCACGTTGGAGCTGCTCCACCTCGAATACCTCGAGCAGCATCCCACCGGCTACCGCTACACGCAGTTTTGCGAGCTGTACCGCCGGTGGCTGGCCGCCATCGCCTGA
- a CDS encoding protein of unknown function (Evidence 5 : No homology to any previously reported sequences): protein MRAGMTSDYILRKWLLTWNGPNNPLAPLNFSHLDSLAVVSSGHDHPASAFPLRKHAAFIP from the coding sequence GTGCGGGCTGGTATGACATCGGACTATATACTAAGGAAATGGCTGCTAACCTGGAACGGGCCGAACAATCCCTTGGCGCCGCTCAATTTCTCCCATCTCGATAGCCTTGCTGTTGTCTCTTCCGGTCATGATCATCCAGCGTCCGCTTTCCCGCTGAGGAAACACGCGGCTTTCATTCCATAA
- a CDS encoding putative Curli production assembly/transport component CsgG precursor (Evidence 3 : Function proposed based on presence of conserved amino acid motif, structural feature or limited homology), protein MGTTKQPARSAAIFILLITLAGCAGTDGASSRSATPIITPGPALGTPGAGLEHGLPGPTGPKKRITVAKFDAAGAFMAHYGGWDIGGGLAAQLTTALVNSGHFIVVERAELTPVLREQDMAMQKIVSQETAAQVGRVLGAQLLVAGSVTEFDQGAGGGSLHLGVGAASGLLGGLIGAQTTRGVVGMDVRVIDTTTGQVVQSHRVEANTSQSGISADINVQQVTFGGDAFNKTVLGQATRRAIEQAVMFVIQSTEQTPWTGRIVDVAGDQVYINAGAGAGVKPGDRFTVAAVVRELRDPESGALLGIVENRRGEIEVVSVQEKFSVAKRRTPFQAARGDLVKLPGR, encoded by the coding sequence ATGGGAACGACAAAGCAGCCCGCGAGGTCGGCGGCGATCTTTATTCTTCTGATAACGTTGGCGGGGTGCGCCGGCACCGATGGCGCCTCTTCTCGGTCAGCCACACCGATAATCACGCCAGGTCCCGCTCTCGGCACACCAGGCGCAGGACTCGAGCATGGACTCCCCGGTCCTACGGGTCCCAAGAAGCGGATCACGGTCGCCAAATTCGATGCAGCCGGTGCCTTCATGGCCCACTATGGCGGCTGGGATATTGGTGGCGGCCTCGCGGCTCAACTGACCACCGCTCTGGTGAATTCTGGTCACTTCATCGTCGTCGAGCGGGCCGAACTGACCCCCGTACTGCGTGAGCAGGATATGGCCATGCAGAAGATCGTCTCCCAAGAGACCGCCGCCCAGGTGGGCCGGGTGCTTGGCGCCCAGCTTCTCGTTGCAGGATCGGTGACCGAGTTCGATCAGGGGGCCGGCGGCGGGAGCTTGCATCTGGGGGTTGGGGCGGCTTCAGGGCTGCTGGGCGGTCTCATTGGAGCCCAAACTACCAGGGGTGTGGTCGGGATGGATGTGCGTGTCATCGATACTACCACGGGCCAAGTGGTGCAGTCGCACCGGGTCGAGGCGAACACATCGCAAAGCGGGATCTCGGCGGACATCAACGTGCAGCAGGTAACCTTCGGCGGCGATGCGTTCAACAAGACCGTGCTCGGACAGGCGACGCGGCGGGCCATCGAGCAGGCCGTGATGTTCGTCATCCAATCGACGGAACAGACGCCGTGGACCGGTCGTATTGTTGACGTGGCAGGCGACCAGGTGTACATCAACGCGGGTGCCGGTGCGGGCGTGAAGCCGGGCGACCGCTTCACCGTTGCGGCAGTCGTGCGGGAGCTCAGAGATCCCGAGTCAGGCGCTCTCTTGGGAATCGTGGAAAACAGGCGAGGCGAGATCGAAGTGGTCAGCGTCCAGGAAAAGTTCAGCGTGGCCAAGAGGCGTACGCCCTTTCAGGCTGCCCGGGGGGACCTTGTGAAGCTCCCTGGGCGCTGA
- a CDS encoding protein of unknown function (Evidence 5 : No homology to any previously reported sequences), translated as MQPVKRGYIVTVSLLATKGCAAIRYAVSLQTAGDTIPSEILPLRFIPRRHDYSSLIILFHSLQ; from the coding sequence TTGCAGCCCGTGAAGCGTGGGTACATTGTGACCGTGTCGCTACTGGCGACCAAAGGATGCGCGGCAATCAGATACGCAGTGTCGTTGCAAACCGCAGGCGACACAATCCCTTCTGAAATTCTTCCCCTTCGCTTTATTCCGCGTCGTCATGACTATTCGAGTCTGATTATTTTATTTCATTCACTACAATAA
- a CDS encoding protein of unknown function (Evidence 5 : No homology to any previously reported sequences): MVGEIEAILDALNRARVRYLVVGGVAVVLHGYLRTTADLDLVIQLDRDNLLRAIRALQGHQYRPRAPVSAEDFAEPVIREQWIRDKGLAVFSLWSPAHPTLEIDLFVAEPFDFDTVYARALRVPLEKADATIIALEDLIALKKGVGRPRDLEDIVALESLAEHVKESREPPDG, translated from the coding sequence ATGGTCGGCGAAATCGAAGCGATCCTGGATGCGCTGAATCGGGCCCGCGTGCGCTATCTGGTCGTGGGGGGTGTGGCAGTAGTACTGCACGGATACCTCCGGACCACGGCTGATCTCGACCTGGTCATCCAACTCGACCGGGACAATCTGCTAAGAGCGATTCGCGCCCTGCAGGGTCATCAATACCGTCCCAGGGCCCCCGTGTCTGCTGAGGATTTTGCCGAGCCCGTGATCCGCGAGCAGTGGATTCGGGACAAGGGGCTGGCGGTTTTTTCACTCTGGAGCCCGGCCCATCCTACCCTGGAGATCGACCTGTTCGTTGCTGAACCGTTTGACTTTGACACGGTCTACGCCCGCGCGCTGCGCGTCCCATTGGAGAAGGCGGACGCTACCATCATTGCCCTCGAAGACCTGATCGCCCTCAAGAAGGGCGTGGGTCGGCCCAGGGATCTGGAAGACATTGTCGCCCTGGAGTCGCTCGCAGAGCACGTGAAGGAAAGCCGGGAACCTCCCGATGGATAA
- the pyrD gene encoding Dihydroorotate dehydrogenase (Dihydroorotate oxidase) (DHOdehase) (DHODase) (DHOD) translates to MKTDLRVTVAGIRMQNPVMTASGTFGYAQEFEPFLDLSRLGAIVVKTITRAPRAGNPPPRVVETPAGMLNAIGLQNVGVQAFVEEKLPYLRTLGPPVIVNIAGESIEDYVELAKRLSDHEGISGFELNISCPNVADGLIFGCNAALAHQLVAKVRQATPLPLIPKLSPNVTDAVEIARALADAGADALSLINTLIGMAIDVRTRRPKLGNVTGGLSGPAIRPVAVRMVWEVARAVKLPLIGMGGIMTADDALEFLIAGATAVAVGTANFTSPSSTERVIDGIEAYLIDHKVKRVTDLIGSLDLTGTAREVTEWSR, encoded by the coding sequence GTGAAAACGGATTTACGCGTCACCGTTGCGGGCATTCGTATGCAGAACCCTGTGATGACCGCCTCCGGGACCTTCGGCTATGCTCAGGAGTTCGAACCGTTCCTGGACCTCTCTCGTCTGGGCGCCATCGTCGTCAAGACCATCACGCGTGCGCCGCGGGCTGGGAATCCGCCGCCTCGCGTCGTCGAGACCCCAGCCGGGATGCTCAACGCCATCGGTCTGCAGAATGTCGGCGTGCAGGCGTTCGTCGAGGAGAAACTCCCCTACCTCAGAACGTTGGGTCCGCCTGTCATTGTGAATATCGCCGGCGAGTCGATCGAGGATTACGTTGAGCTGGCAAAGAGGCTCAGCGATCACGAAGGCATTAGCGGGTTCGAGCTAAACATCTCCTGTCCCAACGTGGCCGACGGCCTGATCTTCGGCTGCAATGCGGCGTTGGCTCATCAATTGGTCGCTAAAGTTCGACAGGCCACGCCCCTCCCCCTTATTCCCAAACTGTCCCCGAACGTCACCGATGCGGTGGAGATTGCGCGGGCGCTGGCGGATGCCGGGGCCGACGCGCTTTCCCTCATTAACACGCTGATCGGTATGGCCATCGACGTGCGAACCCGGCGACCGAAGCTCGGCAACGTCACCGGCGGGCTCTCCGGTCCGGCCATCCGGCCTGTTGCGGTCCGAATGGTATGGGAGGTGGCGCGCGCAGTGAAGCTCCCGCTCATCGGGATGGGCGGGATCATGACGGCCGACGACGCACTGGAGTTCCTGATCGCCGGCGCCACGGCCGTCGCGGTCGGGACGGCGAACTTTACCTCGCCGAGCAGTACGGAACGAGTCATTGATGGGATCGAAGCGTATCTAATCGACCACAAGGTCAAACGTGTGACCGATCTCATCGGCTCCCTGGATCTGACCGGCACCGCCCGCGAGGTCACTGAATGGTCACGTTGA
- a CDS encoding protein of unknown function (Evidence 5 : No homology to any previously reported sequences) produces MYSLECWRSRTYFGDILFGVYRRHTYPPLLLRYAETGENRQGYKSQSQREQFLHGDTSLFVEGLESVAFRAIDGRRLHGPAGGLGVGDLYNLPNPGESVQVCTVEGDHLALSHDGKGVGRWICLCHLAGHQLLLPDKRKLALCRLLHWLLPGLPLLSSAQLREGHQDRKRRSESRPSLHGITSFLWSIETLNTQRPGSFTRSPRAA; encoded by the coding sequence ATGTATAGCCTTGAATGTTGGAGAAGCCGCACTTACTTCGGCGATATCCTTTTTGGCGTCTACCGGCGGCATACCTATCCTCCTCTCCTCCTGCGCTACGCCGAGACTGGGGAAAACCGCCAGGGTTACAAGAGCCAAAGCCAGCGTGAGCAATTTCTTCATGGTGACACCTCCTTGTTTGTTGAGGGGTTAGAAAGTGTTGCTTTTCGTGCTATTGATGGTCGTCGCTTGCATGGGCCCGCCGGAGGTCTGGGTGTAGGTGATCTCTATAATCTCCCCAACCCTGGGGAGAGCGTTCAGGTTTGCACCGTTGAAGGTGACCATTTGGCCCTTAGCCATGACGGTAAAGGTGTTGGTCGTTGGATTTGCCTGTGTCACCTTGCCGGTCATCAGCTGCTGCTTCCCGACAAAAGGAAGCTTGCCTTGTGTCGGCTTCTCCACTGGCTTCTCCCAGGCCTTCCTCTCCTGAGCAGCGCTCAACTCCGTGAAGGCCACCAGGATCGTAAGCGTCGGAGTGAAAGTCGGCCATCGCTTCATGGTATCACCTCCTTTCTATGGAGCATCGAAACTCTTAATACTCAGCGCCCAGGGAGCTTCACAAGGTCCCCCCGGGCAGCCTGA
- a CDS encoding conserved exported protein of unknown function (Evidence 4 : Homologs of previously reported genes of unknown function) translates to MKKLLTLALALVTLAVFPSLGVAQEERRIGMPPVDAKKDIAEVSAASPTFKAIHDPLEGKLKAIEGVLSGVERRKIVVEADVELGKQMYEYAEAMKAAFDQAMKDAEEAAKSQGKKGSVGSLRVFEDTAKAHEKRVKGIETQTKSIESALKKGTIKLDKPVLLKMEPAEREEFRKFLEPPVSKELEKTHPDIFHHPRRGTSLDLSGVTQVAENIQGFCSSLPEEVSNFLVTPAEASIAIPCIAPCANAFSNKKNPNWAACWSCIASQGQQAIVAWNSFVSGWNACGQCKKVVTWPCKALRLAIFIAKLA, encoded by the coding sequence ATGAAGAAATTGCTCACGCTGGCTTTGGCTCTTGTAACCCTGGCGGTTTTCCCCAGTCTCGGCGTAGCGCAGGAGGAGAGGAGGATAGGTATGCCGCCGGTAGACGCCAAAAAGGATATCGCCGAAGTAAGTGCGGCTTCTCCAACATTCAAGGCTATACATGACCCTCTCGAGGGGAAACTTAAAGCCATAGAAGGCGTTCTCAGCGGTGTAGAACGCAGGAAAATAGTTGTAGAAGCGGATGTAGAACTGGGTAAACAGATGTACGAGTATGCGGAAGCTATGAAGGCTGCCTTTGATCAGGCAATGAAGGACGCAGAAGAGGCAGCAAAATCTCAGGGGAAGAAGGGAAGTGTAGGGTCGTTAAGGGTTTTCGAAGACACAGCGAAGGCTCACGAGAAGAGAGTGAAGGGCATAGAGACACAGACAAAGAGCATCGAAAGCGCGCTTAAGAAGGGGACTATCAAGTTAGATAAACCAGTACTACTGAAGATGGAACCGGCAGAAAGGGAAGAGTTTAGGAAGTTTTTGGAACCTCCGGTAAGCAAAGAGTTGGAAAAAACGCATCCTGATATATTCCACCATCCGAGAAGAGGAACTTCTCTTGATCTTAGCGGAGTGACTCAGGTGGCCGAGAACATTCAGGGATTTTGCAGCTCTCTGCCTGAGGAGGTGAGCAACTTCTTGGTGACCCCTGCTGAGGCATCGATTGCGATTCCCTGTATTGCTCCGTGTGCTAACGCTTTCTCGAACAAGAAGAACCCGAATTGGGCAGCATGTTGGAGCTGCATAGCTTCTCAAGGACAGCAGGCAATAGTAGCATGGAATTCCTTTGTATCCGGTTGGAATGCATGCGGACAGTGTAAGAAAGTAGTGACCTGGCCGTGTAAGGCTTTGCGCTTAGCAATATTCATTGCAAAACTTGCATAG
- a CDS encoding protein of unknown function (Evidence 5 : No homology to any previously reported sequences) has translation MRQNHRAGEKVFVDYAGQHPTLVDPTTGAVTEVELFVWALGARSATSSVSTLHPTAGSDCANGAPRRRSASGSRPRRISSACSTRCGLV, from the coding sequence ATGCGCCAGAACCATCGCGCCGGGGAGAAGGTGTTCGTTGATTACGCCGGGCAGCACCCCACCCTCGTCGATCCCACCACCGGGGCGGTGACCGAGGTCGAGCTCTTCGTCTGGGCTCTCGGGGCCAGATCCGCGACGTCCTCCGTCAGTACCTTGCATCCCACCGCTGGCAGCGACTGCGCCAATGGGGCGCCGAGACGGCGGAGCGCCTCTGGCTCAAGACCGAGGCGGATCTCCAGCGCCTGCTCGACGAGGTGCGGGCTGGTATGA
- a CDS encoding protein of unknown function (Evidence 5 : No homology to any previously reported sequences) — translation MKGRTHSFCPTVVDFNGEYPSVDMTILLLEKDTTNTLYCYYPPHTKDVKKKAKHRIRDRNLL, via the coding sequence ATGAAGGGCCGCACACATTCCTTTTGCCCAACAGTAGTCGACTTCAATGGCGAATATCCATCGGTCGACATGACCATCCTCTTACTAGAGAAAGATACCACGAACACACTATACTGTTACTATCCTCCTCACACAAAAGATGTCAAGAAGAAAGCAAAACATAGGATAAGAGATAGAAACTTATTGTAG